From the genome of Spirochaetota bacterium, one region includes:
- a CDS encoding phytoene/squalene synthase family protein: MVDPYEYCRSIMEKYAKTFYLASQRLPLSDRKHFWSIYAYCRTVDNIADELFPNDSSKGIEELERVKRDLLLSYNGQYNGEDLIFIALSQTFKSYKFRIEPFLELIEGARWDLLKKPINTIDDLIYYSRLVAGSVGAMLLPVISNEPDSLYESAYNYGVFMQIVNIIRDVGEDIRDRNRIYIPTELLNEHSISVEDIRKGIITRNYKVMIERLMEIAEKIFFENVRTVWKLKKEVRTSIYLAGIWYLEILNAVRFSNYDNLTKRNYVPKLFKYATIIGGYKIRKKVAKFLFI; encoded by the coding sequence ATGGTAGATCCCTATGAATATTGTAGAAGTATAATGGAGAAGTATGCCAAAACATTCTATTTAGCATCACAGAGACTCCCACTGAGTGATAGAAAACACTTTTGGAGCATATATGCATACTGCAGAACAGTTGATAATATCGCAGATGAATTGTTTCCAAACGATTCATCCAAAGGTATTGAAGAACTTGAGAGAGTCAAAAGAGACTTACTACTCTCTTATAACGGACAATATAACGGTGAAGACCTTATATTCATTGCTTTAAGTCAAACTTTCAAATCATACAAATTTAGGATAGAACCGTTCCTAGAACTAATAGAAGGTGCAAGGTGGGATTTATTAAAAAAACCTATAAACACTATAGATGATTTGATTTACTACTCTAGACTTGTCGCGGGTTCTGTCGGTGCTATGCTACTTCCTGTAATATCCAATGAACCTGATAGTTTATATGAAAGTGCCTATAACTACGGTGTGTTTATGCAAATTGTAAATATAATCCGAGATGTAGGCGAAGACATAAGAGACAGAAATAGGATATATATACCTACAGAACTTCTCAACGAACACAGCATTAGTGTTGAAGACATAAGAAAAGGAATAATAACTAGAAACTACAAGGTTATGATTGAAAGGCTTATGGAAATAGCAGAAAAGATTTTCTTTGAGAATGTCAGAACAGTCTGGAAGTTGAAAAAGGAAGTTAGAACTTCTATCTATCTAGCAGGTATATGGTATCTTGAGATACTTAACGCAGTTCGCTTCTCAAATTACGATAACCTAACTAAAAGAAATTACGTTCCCAAATTATTTAAATACGCGACTATTATCGGTGGCTACAAGATTAGGAAGAAAGTTGCCAAGTTCTTGTTTATCTAA
- a CDS encoding carotenoid biosynthesis protein produces MTMVYNRTIAVLLGLTIATSIISIVGYILKVIILPELDTSSIENYLSQTFILLTIVLALLIGVSAIGYERTAAIFILTFIISFLFELSSTYNGFPYGKYEYTDRMGYKLLGEVPILIPLSWFSIILPSYLIGHRLGYRGWNLVIVSSIFVLFWDLSLEYMASYIQKFWIWESGFFYGMPIENWGGWLLTAFIIHSLFYLLFGDEKINYSKNALLLYLTITLFSAIFSIVSGGLLPGLLTVGGILIIILSSIYRGGKIW; encoded by the coding sequence ATGACTATGGTTTATAACAGAACCATAGCAGTGCTACTAGGACTCACAATAGCAACCTCTATAATCAGTATCGTCGGTTATATACTGAAAGTTATTATTCTACCAGAACTAGACACATCTTCAATAGAAAACTATCTTTCACAAACATTCATACTCCTAACGATAGTTCTAGCACTCCTGATAGGAGTCAGTGCAATCGGTTATGAAAGAACAGCTGCTATATTTATTCTAACCTTTATAATTTCGTTCCTATTTGAGTTATCATCAACATACAACGGATTTCCGTATGGTAAGTATGAATACACTGACAGGATGGGATATAAACTACTTGGGGAAGTTCCTATCCTAATACCGCTTTCGTGGTTCTCAATAATCCTACCTTCATACCTTATCGGTCATAGACTTGGTTATAGAGGTTGGAATTTAGTGATAGTTTCATCTATTTTTGTACTTTTCTGGGATTTATCGCTTGAATATATGGCAAGTTATATCCAGAAGTTCTGGATTTGGGAAAGTGGTTTCTTCTACGGAATGCCGATTGAAAACTGGGGAGGATGGTTATTAACCGCATTTATCATTCATTCTTTATTCTACCTTCTTTTTGGTGATGAAAAAATTAACTATAGTAAAAATGCTTTATTACTTTATCTAACCATAACACTCTTTAGTGCTATTTTTTCAATAGTTTCAGGGGGACTTCTACCTGGGTTGCTCACAGTTGGAGGAATTCTAATCATTATTCTATCCTCAATATACAGAGGAGGCAAAATATGGTAG
- the crtI gene encoding phytoene desaturase family protein: MKAIIVGSGIGGLTSAVELRSLGLDVEVLEKNPTIGGRMNFIRKDGYYFDTGPSLLIMLKPLKDLFEKNGRKLEDYLKIKLIDPTYRVYFEKDGSVLEPSVIIPNYLAQIPNEIGNLLKFFGDISNMYHFVITNLVYKNFNTIFDMITPKGAYNALKFGFLSNLYRKTSSYFKDYRLKWLNTFQSMYLGVSPYDAPFAYAVVNYMESVEGVYYALGGMYKVAEAIAKLAQEMGVKITTNTEVKSVVNSNGKKVVITNRGEYDADIVVVNADLTFAKEKLLNKKVPKYKHSCSTLMYYIGYEGQTELLHHNVFFGTKFKEVLDDIFKSGKFNEDISFYVHISAKTDPEHAPKNSENIYILVPVSNLEVSKEDYNTLSQNILNIVFDRLEKRTSFRRDKVKFVITRTPNDWQSLYNLYQGSTFGISHTLFQSAYFRPKNYEKDIKGLYYVGASTIPGSGIPMVIISAQLVKERIKNDYGL; this comes from the coding sequence ATGAAGGCTATCATAGTTGGTTCTGGTATTGGAGGACTTACATCGGCAGTAGAATTAAGAAGCCTAGGATTGGATGTTGAAGTTCTTGAAAAAAACCCTACTATCGGTGGTAGGATGAACTTCATAAGAAAGGACGGATACTACTTTGATACAGGTCCCTCACTTCTTATAATGCTCAAACCACTAAAAGACCTGTTTGAAAAAAACGGTAGAAAACTAGAAGACTACCTAAAAATCAAACTAATTGACCCCACATATAGGGTATATTTTGAGAAAGATGGTAGTGTTCTAGAACCTTCTGTAATTATTCCTAACTATCTTGCTCAAATACCTAACGAGATTGGAAATCTTTTGAAATTCTTTGGAGACATATCAAATATGTATCACTTCGTTATAACCAACCTAGTTTATAAAAATTTCAATACAATTTTTGATATGATAACTCCGAAAGGTGCTTATAACGCTCTAAAATTTGGCTTCCTTTCTAATCTGTATAGGAAGACTAGTAGTTATTTCAAAGATTACAGATTAAAGTGGCTTAATACTTTCCAATCTATGTATCTCGGCGTATCTCCTTATGATGCACCTTTTGCGTATGCTGTTGTTAATTACATGGAAAGTGTAGAAGGAGTATATTATGCCCTTGGAGGAATGTATAAAGTTGCAGAGGCTATCGCTAAACTCGCTCAAGAAATGGGGGTTAAGATAACAACAAATACTGAAGTCAAAAGTGTTGTCAATAGCAACGGTAAAAAAGTAGTTATAACTAACAGAGGAGAGTATGATGCCGACATCGTAGTTGTAAATGCTGACCTTACTTTCGCAAAAGAGAAACTTCTTAACAAGAAAGTCCCGAAATACAAGCATTCTTGTTCAACACTTATGTATTACATAGGTTATGAAGGTCAGACAGAACTACTACATCATAATGTATTTTTTGGAACTAAATTCAAAGAAGTTCTAGACGACATATTCAAGAGTGGTAAGTTTAATGAAGATATATCGTTCTACGTACATATCTCCGCAAAGACAGACCCAGAGCACGCACCAAAAAATTCTGAAAATATTTATATTCTCGTTCCTGTTTCAAATCTTGAGGTATCAAAAGAAGACTACAATACACTATCTCAAAATATCTTGAACATCGTATTTGATAGGTTAGAGAAGAGGACTAGTTTTAGAAGAGACAAAGTAAAGTTTGTAATAACAAGAACACCTAATGACTGGCAATCTCTTTACAATCTGTATCAAGGTAGCACCTTTGGTATCTCTCACACACTTTTCCAGTCAGCATATTTTAGACCTAAAAACTACGAGAAAGATATAAAAGGCTTGTATTATGTAGGTGCTTCAACGATACCAGGTAGTGGCATACCTATGGTAATCATATCAGCACAACTTGTCAAAGAAAGGATAAAAAATGACTATGGTTTATAA
- the serS gene encoding serine--tRNA ligase, giving the protein MLDIKFIVSNLSLVKEKIKYRNCTVDLDYIVSLYEDRRKAVFEIDNLRAREKQLSKEIGMLKSKGQDTSSLLQEISEISERIKEREEMLNNLEEEIKQKLLLVPNLPLDDVPQGEDEKSNEVISYWGDIREFEFEPKPHWEIGERLGIMDFESAAKVAGSGFVVMKGKGARLERALINFFLDYNTTKSGYKEILVPFLVKGESLLSTGQLPKFKQDLYKLEDEDLFLNPTAEVPLVNIFRDQILDEDELPICVTGYAPSFRKEAGSYGKDTRGILRQHQFNKVELIKITKPEDSEKEHLKMVEDASNLLKALNLPHRIVKLSSGDMGFSASKCYDIEVYIPSYGTYREISSVSNCLDFQARRGNIRFRRKDTKKVEFVHTLNGSGLAVGRTVIAILENYQQVDGTVVIPEVLVPYTQFDRIEPER; this is encoded by the coding sequence ATGTTAGATATAAAGTTTATTGTTTCAAATCTATCGCTAGTAAAGGAAAAAATCAAATATAGAAATTGTACCGTTGATTTAGACTACATCGTCTCTCTGTATGAAGATAGAAGGAAAGCGGTTTTTGAAATAGATAATCTGAGAGCAAGAGAGAAACAGTTATCCAAAGAGATAGGTATGCTAAAGTCAAAAGGGCAAGATACTTCAAGCCTATTACAGGAGATTTCAGAAATATCAGAGAGGATAAAAGAGAGAGAAGAGATGCTGAATAACTTGGAAGAAGAAATAAAACAGAAACTCCTTCTAGTTCCGAACCTGCCACTTGATGATGTTCCTCAGGGAGAAGATGAGAAAAGCAATGAAGTTATAAGTTATTGGGGTGATATTAGGGAATTTGAATTTGAACCCAAACCGCATTGGGAGATTGGAGAAAGACTTGGGATAATGGATTTTGAGTCTGCTGCTAAAGTTGCAGGTTCAGGTTTTGTTGTGATGAAGGGAAAAGGAGCAAGGCTTGAGAGAGCTTTGATAAACTTTTTTCTAGATTATAATACTACAAAATCTGGATATAAGGAGATATTAGTTCCGTTTTTGGTAAAAGGAGAGTCTCTTCTATCTACTGGACAACTTCCGAAATTCAAACAGGATTTATACAAACTTGAGGATGAAGACCTTTTTCTTAACCCTACGGCGGAAGTTCCTCTTGTGAATATATTTAGAGATCAAATCCTAGACGAAGATGAATTACCAATATGTGTAACGGGATACGCTCCAAGTTTTAGAAAAGAGGCAGGTTCCTATGGTAAGGATACTAGAGGTATATTGAGACAACATCAGTTCAACAAAGTTGAACTTATAAAGATAACGAAACCAGAAGATTCTGAAAAGGAACACCTCAAGATGGTTGAAGATGCATCTAACTTGCTTAAAGCACTTAACTTACCACATAGGATTGTAAAACTATCTTCAGGAGATATGGGTTTTTCTGCTTCAAAGTGCTACGATATTGAGGTTTATATACCAAGTTATGGAACTTATAGAGAGATATCTTCTGTTTCAAACTGTCTTGATTTTCAAGCGAGGAGAGGGAACATAAGATTTAGAAGAAAAGATACCAAGAAAGTGGAGTTCGTTCATACACTTAACGGTTCAGGACTAGCAGTTGGAAGAACAGTAATAGCGATACTTGAAAACTACCAACAAGTAGATGGAACTGTTGTGATACCAGAAGTTTTAGTTCCATACACACAGTTTGATAGAATAGAACCTGAAAGGTAG
- a CDS encoding metal-dependent transcriptional regulator, with protein MPRKVEDQLTRGLKKYLKVISDIEVEKGVVRVKEIADRLRVSMSSVSTSLKKLSNLGYIDYEKHFFVRFTFKGKALADKFHYNSTLLYRFFVDVLKVDEKTAKLQADEISVDIFDDVIQKLELYLNTRV; from the coding sequence ATGCCAAGAAAAGTTGAAGATCAATTAACAAGAGGTCTTAAGAAATATCTTAAGGTAATCTCAGATATTGAGGTAGAAAAGGGGGTTGTAAGAGTTAAAGAAATAGCAGATAGGCTTAGAGTTTCAATGTCATCTGTCTCAACCTCGTTAAAAAAACTATCAAACTTAGGCTATATTGACTACGAAAAACACTTCTTTGTAAGATTTACATTTAAAGGGAAAGCACTAGCCGATAAGTTCCACTACAACTCAACATTACTCTACAGGTTCTTCGTTGATGTTCTTAAAGTTGACGAGAAAACAGCAAAACTCCAAGCAGATGAAATATCCGTTGATATCTTTGATGATGTAATTCAAAAACTTGAACTATACCTTAACACGAGGGTATGA
- a CDS encoding PilZ domain-containing protein, with protein MFDEGIVEPQKIVSFLKRLRSINTTIEIIYKNSKTKGNVRYVGDYSFEISTQSPIDISDPIIELELPFENKIYHIRTEVLNKRDNILLLIMPTKIEVWTKRKYPRKNVYGKLFMSISFIKPLDFSRIVEKKEEIPDNLKDIKTELDKDLPDLKKIVSMIIREIHKTSEKYDFIFYKRGMSLSSSAIVSMYFRKPLFVEDTSNLESYITSYEVFNIITYGDYMRKMSWSETKVIEQIRKLRASFLEQNIRSFICVPIKVINDIIGFIVCKNTSKQFSIKDVIFIDALAGIVSEAYIKTKINAIKNAGELSLQVIDISAGGIRFEVDDIIGKIMKVGDSIRTFINIEGRNIQAIARILRIDTTKNTKKLWVAGAFTFISPDDQQFILSYTTRDN; from the coding sequence ATGTTTGATGAAGGCATAGTAGAACCTCAGAAAATAGTTTCTTTCCTTAAGAGGTTAAGGAGCATAAATACAACTATTGAGATAATCTATAAAAATTCAAAAACGAAAGGAAATGTTAGGTATGTAGGAGACTATAGTTTTGAAATATCCACCCAATCTCCAATTGATATTAGCGACCCAATAATAGAATTAGAGCTACCTTTTGAGAATAAGATATACCACATAAGAACAGAAGTTTTGAACAAAAGAGACAACATCCTACTCTTAATTATGCCAACGAAGATAGAAGTATGGACCAAGAGAAAGTATCCTAGAAAGAATGTGTATGGTAAATTATTTATGAGTATATCGTTTATAAAACCTTTGGATTTTTCAAGAATAGTCGAAAAAAAAGAAGAAATCCCAGACAACTTAAAAGACATAAAAACTGAACTTGATAAAGACCTTCCTGACCTAAAGAAGATTGTTAGTATGATAATAAGAGAAATTCATAAGACATCGGAGAAGTATGATTTTATCTTCTATAAAAGAGGTATGTCTTTATCATCATCAGCGATAGTAAGTATGTATTTTAGAAAACCACTTTTTGTTGAAGATACTTCAAACCTAGAAAGCTACATCACAAGCTACGAAGTGTTCAACATAATAACATATGGCGACTATATGCGAAAGATGTCATGGAGTGAAACCAAAGTTATAGAACAGATAAGGAAATTGAGAGCATCATTCCTAGAACAAAACATCAGGAGTTTTATATGTGTTCCTATAAAAGTCATAAACGATATAATAGGTTTTATAGTATGCAAGAACACTAGTAAACAATTCTCTATCAAGGATGTAATTTTCATAGACGCCCTAGCAGGGATAGTATCCGAAGCATACATAAAAACCAAAATTAACGCTATCAAGAACGCAGGAGAACTCTCATTACAAGTAATAGACATAAGCGCAGGTGGAATAAGATTTGAAGTTGATGATATTATAGGCAAGATAATGAAAGTAGGGGACTCAATAAGAACTTTTATCAACATTGAAGGTAGGAATATACAGGCTATTGCTAGGATCCTAAGAATAGATACAACTAAAAATACCAAAAAACTATGGGTAGCTGGAGCATTTACATTCATCTCTCCAGACGATCAACAGTTCATACTATCCTACACTACCAGAGATAATTAG
- a CDS encoding DHH family phosphoesterase codes for MNSIIRNFLNRKNLFTKENERILFEIFKHLEKEDLYYTLNVCPSSLFSPFVFEDMDKVCSKIVQNIKNNNNILIFGDRDVDGMIGTFILKHFLENLKKSFNSNSEIFYEVPEGNDVYGITPDDVIKYSNRVSLIITVDNGTSAIDALKEAKNLGIDVIITDHHELHNNDVFKYSYGVLNPKIKKTEGKYLSGSGVVFFLILGILIKHYYNNTSFSHINITKDNIVELTDVDKFVPKTHIYKLDDFRRRTDIARRTFLFISKEHFGRISRLVDLSKIVDKFYYFQSVCSFFGLKECNFQKFLSDSNIPPFYSEGEKLSKVMFLIHILNKDEIKNYVDTYLPLVGLSVLSDNMPYLSYNKFFIKETIDKLDRINIESMKLLISEIVGNNKLNIWNLTINVTPFINSAGRMGKGSKIVELLLENNIQRIKSMISELRTINNNRKAIINQVSKKYSEVIKRDRIFVSNEIDKGIISILSTRISNEVDSPIVLISNSGDGDKYSGSARFRNGDIFSIIMSLSKHLENFGGHKKAAGFVILEKNIQSFINDFRNIDYTKFKDELKPLMKIKISEFYNRYVKLLYSIEPLNEDYKPIFEDRVIIQDFRRSRSGKSYQLNIDNRWFNVIYTDTDYIRKFIGTEVIILYSYDIIFENNLQQEVFYPKILEIRNV; via the coding sequence ATGAACAGCATAATCAGAAACTTCCTCAACCGTAAAAACCTATTCACTAAAGAAAACGAAAGAATACTATTTGAAATCTTTAAACACCTTGAAAAGGAAGACCTGTACTATACGCTTAACGTTTGTCCCTCATCACTTTTCTCACCGTTCGTATTTGAAGATATGGACAAAGTATGTAGCAAAATAGTACAAAACATTAAGAACAATAACAACATACTAATATTCGGTGACAGAGACGTAGATGGAATGATAGGGACTTTTATTCTCAAACATTTTCTAGAGAACCTCAAGAAATCATTTAACTCAAACTCCGAAATATTCTACGAAGTTCCTGAAGGCAATGATGTTTATGGAATTACTCCTGATGATGTAATAAAATACTCAAACAGAGTGTCTCTTATAATAACTGTAGATAACGGCACATCCGCTATAGACGCACTTAAAGAGGCTAAAAATTTAGGAATTGATGTCATAATTACTGACCACCATGAATTACACAACAATGATGTTTTTAAGTATTCCTATGGGGTTTTGAACCCAAAGATTAAAAAGACTGAAGGGAAGTATCTCTCCGGTAGTGGCGTTGTTTTCTTTTTGATACTAGGGATACTAATAAAACACTATTACAACAATACAAGTTTTTCTCATATAAACATAACCAAAGACAATATTGTTGAATTAACTGATGTAGATAAATTTGTTCCGAAAACTCATATTTATAAATTAGATGATTTTAGAAGAAGAACAGATATTGCCAGAAGAACTTTCCTATTCATCAGCAAGGAACATTTTGGTAGAATTTCAAGGTTAGTTGATTTATCAAAAATTGTTGATAAATTCTATTACTTTCAGAGCGTTTGTTCTTTCTTTGGACTAAAGGAGTGCAATTTTCAAAAATTCCTATCAGACTCTAACATTCCTCCGTTCTATTCAGAAGGAGAAAAGTTATCAAAAGTTATGTTTCTAATACACATACTTAACAAAGATGAAATAAAAAATTATGTAGACACTTACTTACCCCTAGTTGGTTTATCTGTATTGTCAGACAATATGCCTTACTTGTCTTACAACAAGTTCTTCATAAAAGAAACTATAGACAAGCTAGATAGGATTAATATAGAAAGTATGAAACTTCTAATCTCAGAGATAGTTGGTAATAACAAATTAAACATATGGAACTTGACCATAAATGTAACACCTTTTATAAACTCTGCTGGCAGAATGGGTAAGGGGTCAAAAATTGTAGAACTACTGCTTGAAAATAATATTCAAAGAATTAAAAGCATGATATCAGAATTAAGAACGATTAACAATAACAGAAAAGCGATAATAAATCAAGTTAGCAAGAAATATTCCGAGGTAATAAAGAGAGATAGAATCTTTGTAAGTAATGAAATTGATAAAGGTATCATAAGTATACTATCAACAAGAATATCAAATGAGGTTGATTCCCCTATAGTCTTGATCAGCAATAGTGGGGATGGAGATAAGTATTCAGGTTCTGCTAGGTTTAGGAATGGAGATATATTTTCAATTATAATGTCTTTGTCTAAACATCTTGAAAATTTTGGAGGACACAAGAAAGCTGCTGGTTTCGTAATATTGGAAAAGAATATCCAGAGTTTTATAAACGATTTCAGAAATATAGATTACACAAAGTTTAAGGACGAACTAAAACCACTTATGAAAATAAAAATATCCGAATTTTACAACAGATATGTAAAGCTACTGTATTCAATAGAACCTTTGAACGAAGATTATAAGCCCATCTTTGAGGACAGAGTCATTATACAGGATTTCAGAAGATCTCGTTCGGGCAAATCATACCAACTGAATATAGATAATAGATGGTTCAATGTAATATACACAGATACAGATTACATCAGAAAGTTTATCGGTACTGAAGTTATAATACTATACTCTTACGATATCATCTTTGAAAATAATTTGCAACAAGAAGTTTTCTATCCGAAAATTTTGGAGATAAGAAATGTTTGA
- the thiE gene encoding thiamine phosphate synthase, which produces MTKQEKMSLFYQNQIYCITAEEYSLGRTNIQLVKEMVEAGIKIIQYREKKKKGLYRYNEAKEIRKITRDYGALMIVDDYVDLAMMVEADGVHVGHEDYPADEVRKIVGDDMIIGGSTHWDFQMIDMINKGVDYIGAGPLFETHTKEDVIPPVGLKYLDFALKNSTVPVVAIGGIKEHNIGEVVKRGAKCICIVTDITQSEDIKAKIRRLYDIWNKVLEEQNSSI; this is translated from the coding sequence ATGACAAAGCAAGAAAAAATGTCTCTTTTTTACCAAAATCAGATCTATTGTATAACTGCCGAGGAATATTCGTTGGGTAGAACGAATATACAATTGGTAAAGGAGATGGTTGAAGCCGGTATAAAGATAATACAGTATCGTGAGAAAAAGAAAAAGGGGCTTTATAGATACAACGAGGCAAAAGAGATAAGGAAGATTACAAGAGATTATGGTGCGTTAATGATAGTGGATGATTATGTAGATTTGGCTATGATGGTTGAAGCCGATGGTGTTCATGTAGGGCATGAAGATTACCCTGCAGATGAAGTTAGAAAAATTGTAGGGGATGATATGATAATAGGTGGTTCAACACACTGGGATTTCCAGATGATTGATATGATAAACAAAGGTGTTGATTATATAGGAGCAGGACCATTGTTTGAAACTCATACCAAAGAAGATGTTATACCGCCTGTTGGATTGAAATATCTTGATTTTGCACTTAAGAATTCAACAGTTCCAGTTGTAGCAATAGGAGGGATAAAAGAACATAATATAGGTGAAGTTGTGAAAAGGGGAGCAAAGTGTATCTGTATAGTAACAGACATTACTCAATCAGAGGATATAAAAGCAAAGATAAGAAGATTATACGATATATGGAACAAAGTTCTGGAGGAGCAGAACTCCTCCATATAG
- a CDS encoding co-chaperone GroES: protein MKVKPLGDRLLVKVLQVEEKTKGGIYIPQTAQEKTQQGIVEEIGDPDLVKVKVGQKVIYDKYAGTQIKIDEVEYLILKNDDVLAVVED, encoded by the coding sequence ATGAAGGTAAAGCCTTTAGGAGATAGGTTACTTGTTAAAGTTTTACAAGTTGAGGAAAAAACCAAAGGAGGTATTTACATACCTCAAACTGCTCAAGAGAAGACACAACAAGGTATCGTTGAAGAGATAGGTGATCCTGATCTTGTCAAGGTAAAGGTTGGACAAAAGGTAATATACGACAAATATGCTGGAACTCAAATAAAGATAGATGAAGTTGAGTATCTAATTCTCAAGAATGATGATGTTTTAGCTGTCGTTGAGGACTAG
- a CDS encoding rod-binding protein, whose product MVNSIDYTSLMDVVKVESVKDKIRSANLTKLREVAEEFEAIFVNMMLKEMRKSINETGFLKGFREDIFRDLLYWEYAKLISRNTSLGISEKIQDLYKNNL is encoded by the coding sequence ATGGTCAATAGTATTGATTACACAAGTCTAATGGATGTTGTGAAGGTAGAGTCTGTAAAAGACAAGATTAGGAGTGCTAATCTTACAAAGCTCAGGGAAGTTGCTGAAGAGTTTGAAGCGATTTTCGTTAATATGATGCTGAAGGAGATGAGAAAGAGTATAAACGAAACTGGTTTTCTTAAAGGCTTTAGGGAGGATATTTTTAGAGATCTACTGTATTGGGAGTATGCGAAGTTAATCTCAAGAAATACTTCATTAGGAATATCAGAAAAGATACAAGATCTTTACAAAAATAATCTATAA
- a CDS encoding rod shape-determining protein MreC, whose translation MDVKRAKYTSPFLVYAIVLSISIVLLIFTSITHYVNLSIKFVGNVILTPIILLSNVSSQALTSLSSSWTSFTRSIERIRELEEENEKLKKKSALVDYYETENKRLSIMLNVVQSLPYKVEVANIISSGFDSAEETIVVDKGMANGIVKNMPVIAYFMGNIALVGIVKEVYLTSSVIETILSPNINVGVMLESSQEVGILYGNGKLNGTSSVKYISDNINVRVGSERIFTFSKSLKYPGGILVGTVILSKKRERSRYQEVVVKPAIDIKNISSVMIIKER comes from the coding sequence ATGGATGTAAAAAGAGCAAAATACACATCACCGTTCTTGGTTTATGCGATAGTTTTGTCAATATCTATAGTATTGCTAATATTCACCTCAATAACACACTATGTGAATCTTTCCATAAAGTTTGTTGGTAATGTTATTCTAACACCTATCATACTCCTGTCAAATGTATCATCCCAAGCGTTAACATCTCTTTCATCAAGTTGGACCAGCTTTACAAGAAGTATTGAACGAATAAGAGAACTTGAGGAGGAGAACGAAAAATTGAAGAAGAAATCCGCATTAGTTGACTACTATGAGACAGAAAACAAAAGATTATCAATAATGTTAAATGTCGTTCAATCTCTACCATACAAAGTTGAAGTTGCTAATATAATCTCTTCTGGTTTTGACTCTGCTGAAGAGACGATAGTTGTTGATAAAGGTATGGCTAATGGAATAGTAAAGAATATGCCTGTAATTGCTTACTTTATGGGTAATATAGCACTGGTAGGAATAGTAAAAGAAGTATATCTAACATCAAGTGTCATTGAAACAATACTTTCACCCAATATAAATGTTGGTGTTATGCTTGAATCATCACAAGAAGTAGGCATACTTTATGGAAATGGGAAATTAAACGGAACATCTAGCGTAAAATATATATCGGATAATATTAATGTAAGAGTGGGATCTGAAAGAATATTCACATTTTCCAAGAGTCTGAAATACCCTGGAGGTATTCTAGTAGGAACCGTTATATTATCAAAAAAACGAGAAAGAAGTAGATACCAAGAAGTAGTTGTAAAACCTGCTATTGACATAAAGAACATCTCATCAGTTATGATAATAAAGGAAAGATAA